From Centroberyx gerrardi isolate f3 chromosome 10, fCenGer3.hap1.cur.20231027, whole genome shotgun sequence:
AATTATTTCCACAGCACTGAAGAAGGCATTTGTTACTCAAAAGTCCATCCAGAAAATGGCCAAAGAGGATTTCATCATGCTCAACCTGGTGGTAACTAAACATTCATCATATATGAAGAAACCTTTTTCAgtcttatatacagtatatagtacaGTGTGCAATATGTAATAAGTATAGGAACTGCAGCAAGGAGTGATAGCATAATCCAAAATCCTGATCAAGTGCAAGGCAATGAAATAGAATAAAAGACAGCTGCACATTGGATATGTGTTCCTTTTGCTGAATAAACCAGCAGAGGATCATTAAATCGGTATCCAGGAAGCTTCTTTCAATTTCAAGTAGCCTATAGAATTTTATCAATCTGCATATGCAGTAGGCTACTGTTTTGCATTATGTAAATGCATATGCAATGTTGAATAGTCAAATATTATTCAATGGCAAATCATGGCCACTGTGTGACATTATCAGTCATGACTAATGGTCAAAAATAATTTGCAAATAAGAATAGCTACTACAAGTAAACCTACACTAAACATGTAAATTACTCTGTTAATATTATTAGCTGATTAACTTTGTTGTAAGGATTGAGTTCATATCATATTGTTTCTTACAGCATGAGACCACAGACAAGAATCTGGCACCTGATGGCTACTACGTTCCCAGAATCATCTTTGTTGGTAAATATTTACACCCTTCAATATATATTGGAATTAATTTAATCAATTTTAATCTTATTGGTCAGTCCATTAAGGTTGTTTGCGTCTTACTGGCCAGTCCAAAAGATTTCAGAGTCCTATGAGATTCAGATCAGAAGTGGGTCAAATGGCATTtgccttattttttttatctactTGGAGAATCACATTGACAGGGTTTTAGTGCAGAGGCACATTTCATATACTGTCAGgcaagttgtcaatcacagaaaactaaaaggactttcaaatactttcatgTGATGGTCTTAACTTTCTGGCTGTATTATTATAACGTCCTATGTGGCCAACCCCGCCCATCTGGAACTTAAATAAGACCCTTAATAAAAAGTTTGGTGAAACTGCTTTTTGTGGGATAGGGGTGCTTGTCAAATACATCTGCATGAAAAATCCCACATAGTGAGGAAGACAGCAACTCCCAAGAATAGACCGTCACCACAATCTTACTTTTTAATACATAATGCTCACTTTATTGTTTAAAACTAAGTTTTAAACTTAATTTTTATACTTTAGTTTTGTGGTGCCGGTCTATTCTTGGGAGTTGCTGTCTTCCTCACTATGTGGGATTTTTCATGcataaataaaaagtatttCGAAATAGTATTTGGAAAAGGTGGGAAACTGTATGATACACAAAACAAGTAGTTTACTTGCTATAAATAGTGTAAGCAGCTGCCTGAGGAAGAACGCTAAGCTTGAAACGCGTTGCAACTGAGTAGCTGCTAAATCAAGCCTACATTTAtgttcatttattgctttgaagtGCTTGTATTTGTTAGCACTGTTTATAGCAAATAAAGTGCTTGTTTTGTGCATCATACGGTctcccaccttttctattttatgtTCTCTGACCCATTGGGAACCAAtttttccactgcctttttatgtgaaaatactATTTGGCCATGCAGGTCTGATTCAAACAGAAGTCCTATACTGGATCCTTTGGGGCCGATCAAAAATCTcgcagtattttttatttatttctactAGGGCAAGGATTCAAGCACGATAGACAAGGTAGACATAGTGCAGAAGAGCAGGGAAGGAATAAAGGCTGACAGTGTCATTATTTATGCATCCTTAATGAAGGTGCTGGAAGTGCTGGGGAAACTGGAGCTGGAGAGTCTGTTTTAAGGAATAGCCTCTTATTGGGCTGTAAGGGCTTCACTGGAGGAGTTCTTACCTTCACTGACacctgtcatctctctctctctctctctctctctctctctctcaattgtCAGTTTTCCATTCAAATGTCAATTGCTTTAATGACATGCCTGCTAAACAGAAACAAGCAGTTTACAAAATGaagaacaacagcaacaacagcataACAGTTTTgacattcaaaccatattgaTTTTGAAGGTAATTGcgtttctcctgctctctttctctctctctctctttctctctctttctctctctctctctctttctctctctctctctctctctctgtcatatgCTGCTGCAGATCCTTCCATGACCGTGCGAGCAGACATCGCAGGGAAGTACAGCAACCGCCTCTACGCCTACGAGCCTGCTGATATGACAAACTGtgagtagatagatagatagatagatagatattacTGTGCCCACACACCTCCCTTGTCAGCAGCCCAAAGACAGACCGAACCACCACTGTTACTTATTCATTTGccctcatcctcttccctcACTACTTTGGGAGAGTTGGCAAACTTTTCTGTGTGAGAGTGCTGACAGAAAGGGAATGGCTGGGTTTCATATGGACATTAACAAGGGAGTTTAGCGGTTTTAGAGGGATAGGTTTCAGCAGGAATCGAGTGGGCAGCTGAGGAGGTGGGAGAGCGCTGAACATCAGTAGGTGTTAAGCTCGGCAGCTACGGTGACTCATGCATATACCCTTAGAAGTAATGTGTTATTTCCAACGCAGTCGTGTGTCTTATTTGCAGAtgggagttttagttatacaaacaggAGGTTCTGGAGGCTGAAATAATCTTACtggttgaattaaacctcagtgggcggagccacagtttttcagagcgcaagctaactgacaaacttgaCTGGCAGGAGCTCTGGTCAGAATATGAATAATTGAGTGAAATGGTGAAAAGCCTGCACACTACCTGCAAAAAGAGGGCTTACAAAGATTCTTGCGAGATCATGCTTTAAGAAAAAGGGGCAGAGTGCAATGCTTCGGTCTTAATCAACCTTCCTCGGTGCatgcaaaatataaataaaaaatataatattaaggcgttcatgatcttggaaggtcagcaggccagctaactagcttacctagatagctacaggctagtatggctagtttgaacttttAAGGTCAGCTGGGATAATTAACTTACCTAGATAGCAACAGTACTATGGtcagtttgaacttggaaggtcagctaagctaacctagataacttagtgtgggtagattgcatttttcttttcttttttttcagttagttaCTTTGGCAGAAAaactgcagctctgcctctgagaaatgtttgtaaaattCCAATCTGCATCCAATTTGGGTCAACCCAACATGTGTTAATAACAACAGGTCTTGACACAACATATGTAGGTCAAGCATTAGTTGAAGCAAAGAGAGACAATGAGCACCCTGAGGTGACAACAAGCAGCACCTGAGAGCTTGTTATCCCTCTCCTACATACTGTAGAGACTTCTCCTTTGTCAGTAGGGAGAAGACATGAGGGTAAGCGTGAAGATGTGATAGTGAAAAGGCCATGTGAGCCGCAGAGATAGTTGGTTTAATCAGTGAACTACTTGTATGGTTTGTATGAAGTTGGTGTTGCTGCCCTTAAAGGAGTAATTAAAGAGTTTATTTGCTGATGCCATCCCATCATCCATGTCTTCTCTGTTCAAGTCCTGTTAGAGCGCTACAATATGTTGAGTTGCAAAGTGACACATTATTATGTTGGGAATGACAAACGTCCTTTAAAACATTGTGGTCTTTATTCTTTACGCACTCTATTTCAACAGTGGCCACAAACATGAAGAAAGCCAAGGTCCTCCTGCACACCGAACTCTAATGTGGCTGCGCTCTGACCTCTGATGACATCCTGGGCTGCCTGTCCACTGAAATGTTTACAAAGTTGTTCATAAGTCAGCGAaaccaaataaatgaataaaaaataaactgtaaagGGCCCAgtgtacttttatttttaaccctATCAGTTCAAAGTTTGAGAGTTTGAGAGTTTTTGAAACTTTACCATTCCATTGTAAGTTAAATACAGATCTatgcaacattaaaacaaaaactatttAAACAATACATTTGTATTATGTATCCTATGCTTATTTAAAAactatgttgttgttttaagaGCTTTTAAATATACTGTCAGCCTTTGAGAGTGTTGTGAGTCAGTtacagaattattattttttttttttttctttttctcatgtttttgtctttctatGGTGGGACAACccttttctttacatttgtaATGAGTAATAAGAATTAAGATAAGAAGTTTGAACAATGTGACCACTTACATGCATTATAGATCACAACGAACCTGTTAAATGGAAGCAGATACAAAGATCCCTTTAAAATGAGTGGGTTAGTTCAGAAAATCTGGGTCTAGGGTTCCAAAACGGCTGAAACACTGCTGTTAAAATGAGTGTAATCTTATATTACCCTCTGGGATTCTATGGATTTCACTATAAAACTTTTACATCCGCTGAACTTGCCTTCACACCAATATCACTGTCCCTATTGTGCTAAACTTGTCAGTTTGCTGTTGCAGTCTTTCCACATGTTGTcaggaacagtgtgtgtgagtgtgttgaaaTTCAATGTGTACGCTCCCTTGTTTACTATGTTTTAACCCCATGCCAACCACAAGGAAATAATGTATTTAATCTCAGTGAATTTTAACCAGAAAACGTTAGTGAAATTTCACTGAATGCCCCCTAACAGACAGTGGCATGTTTCAAACACTAGGTGGCAGTATAACACAGATGCCACTGTCATTAAGGTTTTAACAATGTGGTCTATGACTCTTTCCATTCAATAATCCTATTTGCAATTATCACTGAACAGTACATTATGCATTTCCATTGTGTTGGCATCCTtaagattaaattaaataagCTTTATCATtctcacagcaaaaaaaatcttATCACAGACAACAATTCATATCACACAGGGAAGGGACAGGACTAACCAAAACAATGCAGTACAAGTACAGTTAACATACAAGTTACATATAATGTATGAttgatgatttgatttgatttgatttgacattttgatcatATATAGAATCCACCTTACAATTTCACCGTATTCATTGTATGAATGTTTTAATAGATATGTTTATGTATTCCACTGTGTGCTTATTAAACATCCATCATAGGATGAGCTGTTCTCTTTGTGAAGCTTGACAGTCACAGTGTTGTAGCAAATGTAGCTTGTTATTTGATCTAGTCCCCGGACAATTCTCCAAAGAAGGGAGTTTGGTCTCTTTCTcaggctgtttctgtgtttctcttggAAAGCATTCCTCCCTGACAACAGCAAAATACCATTTCTAACCAACTGAGGCCAAGACAGAATGAGACCAAGCCCGCATTGTCGCAAATAGCCCAGATGCAGTTTTCTGCTGTCATAACTAGGATTAATGAGCTGTTTGTTTATTGGCATGGCTCTACTACGGTGAGCATTGTTGTGCTTTCACCTTTTCTAAGAGAAAAAAGGTGACAGTTACTGACGTGCATCAATAAAAAATCAATGTTCTGTTCTTGCCTCAATGCCAGCGAACACTAAAAACATGCTCCAAACAAGACTGTAATAAGATGCGccctcaaaacacatttatttggtGTTTTATTCCGTTcacagagcagaaaaaaaaaaagtgagggaaAATAGGTCAGTAAGTTTCATTCTTCAATGTTATTTTTCCTTAACGTCTTCAGAAGGAATTGATCAATGAGAAATGATTAAATTATTCACCGTTTCATTCCCAtttttcctctgtctcaggCAGTGTGGACATCTGAAGCAATAGTCTGCCTGTTTTTCTCTTACATTTTtcagtttgtctgtctttgagATAGGTCGAGATGGACCCAAGACAATTCGTGGGAAACTCTTGAGATTTTCCAACCATTTTCCCTGACTTCTCTTTCTTATGAAATAAGTTTCCTAGGCTTACACTCCTGGGTTCATAACAAATGTGTTCTCTACTCAAACTTTCCTATACCCCCGGCCCGACAATTCCCTATCTGTCTCATTGCAGTGTTGTTTCAGCGCTCTGTGAAAGAAATTTTGCTCCCAAAATCCTTTCGAACGCTTCATGCCTCCAAAAAACTGTCATATTGCCTCAGGAATTTGAAGGATTTCTACCATCACTTGAGATATCACTGACAAAATATTGAGAATTATGCGATATTAGTGGAAATGGAATAGAAAATAACCTTATTTACGCTCGTAAATAATAGATTTTTGGCCGGATGTAACTGCCGTACACTTTTGAAGATGAGATTCTGGTTCTCCataatgcaaaaaaacatgacCAGCAGAATCCCAATGCATTTAAACAAGATTAAAGCCAGTAGCCACACATCgctcaaacacatttttttcatatcAGCAGCCTcatacagcatacacacacacacacacacacacagcttccaacatgtacatgcacacctAAAAGTGGATAGCGCGTgcatataaacaaacacatccTTTTTTCATCCGTACTAAACATTCTCTAGGTTACTTTCCAAAGACAAGGTTGCTCCTCGCCCACTCAAAGCCTGAAGGTCTCATTTTTCTATGAAATTCTCTGCCAGAGCTTCAATCTTCTGACTCCTGAGTCCTAACCTTGGACAAATGACTCCAGGAGAGCCTTTGTAGTCAATGCCAAAATTTCCGCAAGCGTTtcctcagagacacacactctgaagGACAGCGGGACAGGGTGACAGTTGGAAAGTTATATTGTCTCACAAGACTGACTTTATGCGCAAGTTCAGGCTGTGTTaatcacagagagacagaggtgatATTGACTGATATACAgtccttttaaaaaaaagtatccACCCAGCTTAAGTTTTTATCTGGAGCTacaaaatgttacaaagtgcacttatttgggattttttggtAGCGAGATGTTCAGCCTGTATTTTGTGAAAGTGAAAAGGAAAGTGTAGAAAGTTGTGTGAATACATTAAGATAACAGAAACATAGTCTTTAAAGAAGTATTCTCTTACAGCTACAGCTTGGaaaagttgtaaaaaaaaaaaaatcgcagtCCATTACCTTGAATTTACAGGGATATTGTTATTGAACATGCTCCACTCTTtcaaatacacacgcacacacacacacacacgcacacacacacgcatgctcacacacacacacacacacacacacacacacacacacacacacacacgggtccTAGGATCTCCAGTTTGACTTTGGCAGTGGGGCCACCTGTGACAAGGGCACGGGGCTATTAGTCCTCGTTTGCACACTGCTTGGACAATTTAGCTATTCAAATAGAGCCGCTTGCAGGGAAACAGCCCCTTAATGAAGAGATGGCTTGGTAATATGCCAtaaatcttttcttttcttcttacacacacacacacacacacacacacacacggatataAATACACAATGCTTGTATGCAAAAAGATACATTATGTATGCCTACACATATCCACCCTTAAATGCATACTTAAATGCttacttgtacacacacacacacacacacacacacacacacacacacacacacacatatacacacacctgtacaaGGGCAGGGTGATATTATAATGTGTCCTGGAGGAAAATTGGCAGCATTTTTTCCCAAGTAAATCAAAAAGGTCAAAATGCAAATGTCagcttttccttctcctctcccctctctctctctctctctctctctctctctctctctctcctctctctctccctccgttcCTTTTTAATTATTCTGTCAGGTTCAAAGAGTCTTCATCAGAAGAGCGCTGCTCTGACGAAGGAAGGCCTGAGCTCACAGATAAGCCCAATCTGTTTCTCCTCTTGACACTTTCTTCTCTATACTTAGCCTATCTGTCCCTCTTCTCTCACAAACTGACACTTAGCCTTACCTCAAAGCAAATTACAATGTATCACTATGCACAGGGCGCCGAACAGATGCTTTGGCAATTACCGGCCGACTGTGCATGTTGAGTCAATCCATTCGCATTGAATGGTGTCTTGTTGTTGGCTGATTTCAAAAGCTCAGTGTCAATACAAGAGATTTTCAATAAAACCCCTCTCTCAGTAAAAGTCCAGCATTGTTGGTTTCAGATGGCCAATACCAAAGGAAGGATCTACTCTCACTCTACTGGTTTCAAAGCTAGAACAGGTGGGTTCCTTACAAATATTCTAACATAAGGCTAAAAGTGAACGGCCTTTGAAGCAGCCAGATTGGACCGCTTAGGCGGGCAAAATCAGTGTCTTTTGAAACCATCTTtttaaaaacatacttttacaATACAGGCTTTTATTCTCATTCTTTTCACATGCATGAAGGAGTTTGGTGTGCtgctccctgatgaaggccacagcaTAGCCAAAATGCGTTGGAGTTGCTTTTAATATGCTCCTTTGAACTAGCCTTAACTATGTTATTCATGGCTAGTTCAAAGGTGTTTTAAATTTTGTACGTCCTCCTTTTTTCATTCAACAAAGGCCTCCACAGACAGAAACTTAATAAAAccactctccatcctctcttttTAGAATTGTACttgatttgtattttattttatgaattgtatttattaatgatttattgtctgtaaaggattttgtaattttgtgttttgaaaagtttcaTATTATAATTAATATAGAATCTGCCATGCCTTCAAGCACTGCCGCCCCAAAATGTGTCAAAACATATGAGGTTATGGAAGTGTGTGTCATAGCTGAGTAGCAAGATAATGGATGCAAgtgtaaaaacatattttctactGTCTGAAAATAGTCTTTATCTTGATGCGATTGTGTCTCCCTTCAGGAAACAACATCAAGTCTGCACTTTGAGTTTCAAACTACTTTGGAGATAATAAGCATTACAGTTTTACACGTGTTTAAATCTAAATTTAGGCATCATAAAGATCAGTTTGTCCCTCATTTTTGACCCAAATGTCAGATGGAACTTTATACTTCCAAGGTTTCGGCTTGGAGAACTGTCTGGGAAACTGCTGCAACATTGTTCTGCATTACTCTGCTTGTCACAGCGTTTATGCAAGTTGATCTGCCGGTTCAGCGCAGGATTTAACACCAGGAGCTGAGGCAGAACTAGAGATTTCGAGCAAAGAATCTGTGGATCAGAGCAGGAATAACagatttgctttcttttttttactttttggacAGTTGGCTCGTTGTCATCTTTACCTAGAGCTACATACCCTGCAGGCCACCATTTAGGCTAATTTCAGCTTCCTATAGATTACCTTATCCTTCATTGTCAAGCTATATGATGTAAGATTTTACCCCTGAATGGATGCTAcatacattttttcttttcttttttaagcaCACTTCCATCTGAGGACTCTCTTCACTCTCGGCTCTTTACCTTGGCCTCAGTGACAATGGGTGTGAATctaccactgacacacacacacacacacacacacacacacacacacacacaaggtcacaGAGGTACCCTAGCCAATGAATAACAGGAGGCTGGAGCTGGCCGAGGTGGGGACTGGTCTTGCCATGCGATTCGCCACATACATCAACTCTGCTGAGCAGAaaattgaaatggaaatgtgaGCCTTGAAAGAGTGTGGCTCCCATTTACCCCTGGACCAGAGCTAATGATTTGTCATTTCTCTCAGGGGCACTAGCTGGTGCCCTCGCTCTCACACTCAGATTGCACGAGGGGGTTGGGCAGTCTCACCCTCCTCCACTATATAGTTCTACAATTCTGTAGTTCCTTAATTTTCGCTTATTTCGTGCTTATTTTTGCACTCAGACTTTAGCATGGGGGCGCTGTTTACATTCAAGTCTTGCTCTTGTGTCCTATTATTGCAATCTGTCAGTTGCCTCTTGTAGATTTATTAAAATACATGAAGTATTTATTGAAAATGGATTTATTAAAATAGGTTTTGCAGCTCCCAGCATGACACAAAAGATTAGATTCCACTGCATTCATCAAATGCCTCAGCTCGACTATAATGTACTTTTAACCAGACCTGGGTCCAATAATAGCTGCAAATAATATTTACAATGTGTTTTATACTGTTTGCAGTACCAGATGGGTTTTTTAGTGCatcatcaggacaattcagatgaTGTCAGggaagttgtcaatcacagttaaatatatatataaattgaCTTTTAAATATTTTCCTGTGAATTTCTAAAGTCCTGTGGGTagaactccacccatctggcatcAAACTACACTAAAACAAACCatcaaaatatttgaaaataatattttgccCAAGGCTACTTTGATTGGTGAACATAATGACTGGTTGTGGTGAATATGAATGACATCGTgatattaatgtttatgtaaacaACAGCACGGCTGTTAAGACTCAGCAGATGGGTTTTGAATTATTGAAGAGTGGAGACTTTCTTACATGTTCTGGCTTGCGCTGCTTTAGCCTGTCATGGCTGCTTGAATCAACTTTTTTCATGAGCTTTCATCATGTCAATCCAGTTATGAGCAAAGGGGCTTAGCGGCTAAAGCAAGGCTTGATGTGTGATTTATTATTGATCTTCTGACAGCAACATCTACTGGGTTACTGAACAGACAcggagacacaaacacagacacttgCACTGTATCCGGAAAATAAGACTTCTATTGACTGCACTCTCTAACCTCTATTGTTCATCTTctatatgtttttcattttaaaatgccagactttttccagaccttcatttattgactggatttgaagataACTCTCTTGGCTGAGATGATGCTTCACAAGAAACATCAGCATGTGTAAAATGATACTGGGTCTATATTTACAtgaaatgtgtatttatgtgtatcaAAACTGAGGATTTTTTATTTGGTACATGGCGATATATGTCTATGTAAGTGgatatgcatacatatatatgtgagtgtgtatgtacacgTGTGTATACATGTAATCTGATtgttgtac
This genomic window contains:
- the agr1 gene encoding anterior gradient 1, which produces MMPHWALFALLCVTWASVAAQKKEKAKPQTLSRGWGDTIAWVQTYEEGLAKMAKSKKPLMVIHHQQGCPHSQALKKAFVTQKSIQKMAKEDFIMLNLVHETTDKNLAPDGYYVPRIIFVDPSMTVRADIAGKYSNRLYAYEPADMTNLATNMKKAKVLLHTEL